The stretch of DNA CGAGCGCAGCCGACTGCTCATCGAACACTGTGCCCATCCGGAGGTCGTCGACGACCTCGAGGCGTACGTCGCTCGCGGCGAGACAGCGGGCGGCCACATCCCCCACCACCTCGAGTCGGCGTTCTCCTGGCGGTCCTGACGCCGGGCTGCCGATACTGACGGCACAGCGCCGATACGGTGCCGGTGCGGCGCGGTTCGATCGCAGAAACAGCTTTGGCCGTCCCCGCCGACTTCCTCTCGTGGCGCGAGACTATGAAAATCAAAGCCATCAATCCGAACACCACCCTCGAGATGACCGAGAACATCGGCGCAGTCGCGAACGAGTACACGGCTGACGATACCGAGGTCGTCGCCGTCTCCCCCGACCGTGGGCCGATCAGTATCGAATCCTACTACGACGACTACCTCGCCGTCCCCGGCATCCTCGACGAAATCCTCAAAGACGAGGATGACGAGTTCGATGCGTTCGTCAACTCGTGCTGGGGCGATCCGGGTCTCGACGCCTGCCGCGAAGTCACCGACAAGCCAGTCGTCGGCATCGCCGAAGGCTCGATGTACGTCGCGAACATGCTGGGGGCGAACTTCTCGGTCGTCACGATCCTCCCTCGAGCGCGCGACTTCATCGAGGAAGCGGTCAGAAAGACGGGGTTGGACGGCCACTGTGCGTCAGTCCGCTGTACCGACCTGACCGTCGTCGAAACCGAAAACACGCGTGACGCGGCGGCAAAGGCGCTCCTCGAGGCGAGCTGGGAGGCTGTCGAGGAGGACGACGCCGAAGTGATCTGTCTCGGCTGTGCCGGGATGGGGGGTCTCGACGAACCCCTCGAGGCCGAACTTCCCGTCCCCGTTATCGACAGCGTTGGTGCGGGTGCCGTGCTCGCCGAAAGTCTCGTCCAACTCGGTAAACGCACGAGCACAGTCAGGACCTACAAACGGCCGGAGTCGAAGGAAATCGTCGGCTACCCCGAGCGCTACCAGCTGTAGGCACGGTCTCGAGCGACCGAACCTCTCTCGTTCTCGATTCGACGCAGCGTGTCGAGCGCCCGCCCTCGAGAACATTCGAGCGTCCAACGTGTGGAACGAAGGCCGACACAATTGACCAATCGTTCGTCATCGCCGAACGTTATATGTGATCAGGCAGCACTCATTGGATGTATCG from Natronorubrum tibetense GA33 encodes:
- a CDS encoding aspartate/glutamate racemase family protein gives rise to the protein MKIKAINPNTTLEMTENIGAVANEYTADDTEVVAVSPDRGPISIESYYDDYLAVPGILDEILKDEDDEFDAFVNSCWGDPGLDACREVTDKPVVGIAEGSMYVANMLGANFSVVTILPRARDFIEEAVRKTGLDGHCASVRCTDLTVVETENTRDAAAKALLEASWEAVEEDDAEVICLGCAGMGGLDEPLEAELPVPVIDSVGAGAVLAESLVQLGKRTSTVRTYKRPESKEIVGYPERYQL